A genomic region of Oryza glaberrima chromosome 1, OglaRS2, whole genome shotgun sequence contains the following coding sequences:
- the LOC127759982 gene encoding protein DMP10-like — protein MHKENQVMESSLETKLIDMPQPQETNGDGEAAPEADISMATTLMPNGVGERKATAAPALPAARPPPEMTDKVMASTANLAQLLPTGTALAYQALSTSFTNHGQCYRSNRWLTAGLVAVLTASSIFFSLTDSVVGRGGKLYYGMATPRGFNVFNLSREEEEAQELSRTKLRELRVRPLDIVHAFFTAVVFLTVAFSDVGLTKCFFPDAGNDTKELLKNLPLGMAFMSTFVFLLFPTKRKGIGYTDTTPRPAPETNKPTQVSDHMP, from the coding sequence ATGCACAAGGAAAACCAAGTAATGGAATCCTCACTTGAGACCAAGCTGATTGATATGCCACAACCACAAGAAACCAATGGTGACGGCGAGGCAGCTCCTGAGGCAGATATAAGCATGGCCACGACGCTGATGCCTAACGGTGTCGGCGAGCGTAAGGCGACAGCTGCGCCTGCGCTGCCGGCGGCTAGGCCGCCACCGGAGATGACTGACAAGGTTATGGCCAGCACGGCGAACCTGGCGCAGCTGCTGCCTACGGGCACGGCGTTGGCCTACCAGGCGCTGTCCACGTCCTTCACCAACCACGGCCAGTGCTACAGGTCAAACCGGTGGCTCACCGCTGgtctcgtcgccgtcctcaccgcctcctccatcttcttctccctcacGGACAGCGTCGTCGGACGCGGTGGCAAGCTATACTACGGCATGGCCACGCCGCGGGGGTTCAACGTGTTCAATCTGtcccgggaggaggaggaagcgcaGGAGTTGTCGCGCACCAAGCTACGGGAGCTGCGGGTGCGGCCGCTGGACATCGTGCACGCCTTCTTCACGGCGGTGGTGTTCCTCACCGTGGCGTTCAGCGACGTCGGGCTCACCAAGTGCTTCTTCCCCGACGCCGGCAACGACACCAAGGAGCTGCTCAAGAACCTGCCCCTGGGGATGGCGTTCATGTCGACGTTCGTCTTCTTGCTCTTCCCAACGAAAAGGAAGGGCATCGGATACACCGACACCACTCCCCGTCCGGCGCCAGAAACGAACAAGCCTACACAAGTTTCAGATCACATGCCATAG